From Microbacterium invictum, the proteins below share one genomic window:
- a CDS encoding nitrate reductase subunit alpha, which translates to MTPDTRAIHPATDGPLADTLLNMGRFLRRGETSEDLRALFLEGGRSGDVFYRDRWSHDKVVRSTHGVNCTGSCSWKVYVKDGIITWETQQTDYPSVGPDSPEYEPRGCPRGAAFSWYTYSPTRVRYPYIRDTLAQLYRDAKRTHPDPVDAWASIVEDPEKARSYKSARGKGGLIRTTWDEAMEIAAAAHVHTVKEYGPDRIAGFSPIPAMSMVSHGAGARFLNLLGGSILSFYDWYADLPVASPQVFGDQTDVPESADWWNAGYLIMWGSNVPVTRTPDAHFMAEARYRGQKVITVSPDYTDNTKFADEWVAPHPGTDAALAMSMGHVILTEHYVHKRTPRFEDYMQRYTDSPYLVTLEEHGGGLVPGKFLTASDLGGTDAAAARADFKTVMLDQHGAPFVPNGSLGHRFTPEDEGKWNLDLGDVVPPLSLADLADTTASAEVLLPRFDLTPDAESEHTGGSGVVVRGVPVRTVAGKLVTTVFDLLLAQYGVGREGLPGQWPTGYDDPSTPGTPAWQEEITSVPSAQAIRIGREFADNADRSGGRSMILMGAGTNHWFHSDTIYRTFLALTTMTGCQGVNGGGWAHYVGQEKVRPITGYSQYATAGDWNRPPRQHIGTGFWYLATDQWRYDGLPADQLASPLARGTFTGRTTADCMVESVKRGWMPAYPTFSRNSLDLVDEAEAAGKEPAQHVVDSLTDGSLEYAVEDPDAPENFPRIVLVWRANILGSSGKGNEYFLKHLLGTDSAVRAAETPEDARPRDMRWRDKAPEGKLDLLMTADFRMTSTTLFSDIVLPAATWYEKYDLSSTDMHPFIHAFTPAITPPWQTRTDFDLFGALAQKFSEYARTHLGVRKDLVASPLQHDTADVMSTPHGTVVDGLPLIPGKTMAKLIVVERDYPNLYEKWKSLGPLTAKLGMTTKAITYHPDKEIERLTHVNGTVASGPYAGTVRLDSDKRVCEMILAFSGTSNGRLAVQGFRELEKRTGQRIAHLAEDHEGAHITFTDVQVQPRSVITSPEWSGSEHGGRRYTAFAINVEHLKPWHTLTGRQHFYLDHDWMEELGENLPVFRPPLDMHRLFGDGKVGATRRVAGPGAAGQTEVTVRYLTPHSKWSIHSEYQDNLFMLSLSRGGPTIWMSPQDADKIGVRDNEWIESYNRNGVVVARAIVSHRMPEGTVYMYHAKDRTVDVPIAETSGLRGGIHNSLTRILLKPSHLIGGYAQLAWAFNYLGPTGNQRDEITSIRRRSQEVEY; encoded by the coding sequence ATGACCCCCGACACACGCGCGATCCATCCCGCGACCGACGGCCCGCTGGCCGACACGCTCCTGAACATGGGGCGTTTTCTGCGCCGCGGTGAGACCAGCGAGGATCTGCGCGCCCTGTTCCTCGAAGGCGGACGCTCCGGCGACGTCTTCTACCGCGACCGGTGGTCGCACGACAAGGTCGTCCGCTCCACCCACGGCGTCAACTGCACCGGCTCCTGCTCGTGGAAGGTGTATGTCAAGGACGGCATCATCACCTGGGAGACGCAGCAGACCGACTACCCGAGCGTCGGCCCGGACTCCCCCGAGTACGAGCCCCGCGGCTGCCCCCGCGGTGCCGCATTCAGCTGGTACACGTACTCGCCCACACGCGTGCGGTACCCCTACATCCGCGACACGCTCGCTCAGCTCTACCGCGACGCCAAGCGCACGCACCCCGACCCGGTCGACGCGTGGGCCTCGATCGTCGAGGACCCCGAGAAGGCCCGCAGCTACAAGTCCGCCCGCGGCAAGGGCGGTCTGATCCGCACAACGTGGGACGAGGCGATGGAGATCGCCGCGGCGGCACACGTGCACACGGTCAAGGAGTACGGTCCCGACCGCATCGCCGGCTTCTCCCCCATCCCCGCGATGTCGATGGTCAGCCACGGCGCCGGCGCCCGGTTCCTGAACCTGCTGGGCGGCTCGATCCTCTCGTTCTACGACTGGTACGCCGACCTTCCGGTCGCCAGCCCCCAGGTGTTCGGCGACCAGACCGACGTCCCCGAGTCCGCCGACTGGTGGAACGCCGGCTACCTCATCATGTGGGGCTCGAACGTGCCGGTGACCCGCACGCCCGACGCCCACTTCATGGCCGAGGCACGCTACCGCGGTCAGAAGGTCATCACCGTCTCGCCCGACTACACCGACAACACCAAGTTCGCCGACGAGTGGGTCGCACCCCATCCCGGCACCGACGCGGCCCTGGCCATGTCGATGGGCCACGTCATCCTCACCGAGCACTACGTCCACAAGCGCACGCCGCGGTTCGAGGACTACATGCAGCGCTACACCGACTCGCCGTACCTGGTGACCCTGGAGGAGCACGGTGGCGGGCTCGTGCCGGGCAAGTTCCTGACGGCGAGCGATCTGGGTGGGACGGATGCCGCGGCTGCGCGCGCCGACTTCAAGACGGTGATGCTGGACCAGCACGGCGCCCCCTTCGTGCCGAACGGGTCGCTCGGACACCGTTTCACACCCGAGGACGAAGGCAAGTGGAATCTCGATCTCGGCGACGTCGTGCCACCGCTGTCGCTGGCCGACCTCGCTGACACCACCGCGTCGGCCGAGGTGCTCCTGCCCCGGTTCGATCTGACCCCCGACGCCGAGTCCGAGCACACCGGCGGCAGCGGCGTGGTCGTCCGCGGCGTCCCGGTCCGCACCGTCGCCGGCAAGCTCGTCACCACGGTCTTCGACCTGCTGCTGGCCCAGTACGGCGTGGGTCGCGAGGGCCTGCCCGGCCAGTGGCCGACCGGCTACGACGACCCGTCGACTCCCGGCACCCCCGCCTGGCAGGAGGAGATCACCTCGGTCCCGTCTGCGCAGGCGATCCGCATCGGCCGCGAGTTCGCCGACAACGCCGACCGTTCGGGCGGCCGCTCCATGATCCTCATGGGCGCCGGCACCAACCACTGGTTCCACTCCGACACCATCTACCGCACGTTCCTCGCGCTGACGACGATGACCGGATGCCAGGGCGTCAACGGCGGCGGCTGGGCGCACTACGTCGGTCAGGAGAAGGTCCGGCCCATCACCGGCTACTCGCAGTACGCGACCGCCGGCGACTGGAACCGCCCGCCCCGCCAGCACATCGGCACCGGCTTCTGGTACCTCGCCACCGACCAGTGGCGCTACGACGGCCTGCCCGCCGACCAGCTCGCCTCGCCGCTCGCGCGCGGCACGTTCACCGGGCGCACCACGGCCGACTGCATGGTCGAGTCCGTCAAGCGGGGGTGGATGCCGGCGTACCCGACGTTCTCGCGCAACTCGCTCGACCTGGTCGACGAAGCCGAGGCCGCGGGCAAGGAGCCCGCGCAGCACGTGGTCGACAGCCTCACCGACGGCTCCCTCGAGTACGCGGTCGAAGACCCCGACGCCCCCGAGAACTTCCCCCGCATCGTGCTGGTCTGGCGCGCGAACATCCTCGGCTCGTCGGGCAAGGGCAACGAGTACTTCCTCAAGCACCTGCTCGGCACGGACTCCGCCGTCCGCGCCGCCGAGACGCCGGAGGACGCGCGACCGCGCGACATGCGCTGGCGCGACAAGGCCCCCGAGGGCAAGCTCGACCTGCTGATGACCGCCGACTTCCGCATGACGTCGACGACGCTGTTCAGCGACATCGTGCTGCCGGCTGCCACGTGGTACGAGAAGTACGACCTGTCCTCGACCGACATGCACCCGTTCATCCACGCGTTCACCCCGGCGATCACCCCGCCGTGGCAGACCCGCACCGACTTCGACCTGTTCGGCGCCCTCGCACAGAAGTTCAGCGAGTACGCGCGGACCCACCTGGGCGTGCGGAAGGACCTGGTGGCCTCGCCGCTGCAGCACGACACGGCCGACGTCATGTCGACCCCGCACGGCACCGTCGTGGACGGTCTTCCGCTGATCCCGGGCAAGACGATGGCCAAGCTCATCGTCGTCGAGCGCGACTACCCGAACCTCTACGAGAAGTGGAAGTCGCTGGGCCCGCTGACGGCGAAGCTCGGCATGACCACCAAGGCGATCACCTATCACCCCGACAAGGAGATCGAGCGTCTCACGCATGTCAACGGCACCGTGGCGTCCGGCCCCTACGCCGGGACGGTGCGGCTGGACTCCGACAAGCGCGTGTGCGAGATGATCCTCGCGTTCTCGGGCACCAGCAACGGGCGCCTCGCCGTGCAGGGCTTCCGGGAGCTCGAGAAGCGCACCGGACAGCGCATCGCGCACCTGGCCGAAGACCACGAGGGCGCGCACATCACCTTCACCGACGTGCAGGTGCAGCCGCGCAGCGTCATCACCTCGCCGGAGTGGTCCGGGTCGGAGCACGGCGGCCGGCGCTACACGGCCTTCGCGATCAACGTCGAGCATCTCAAGCCGTGGCACACCCTCACCGGGCGTCAGCACTTCTACCTCGACCACGACTGGATGGAGGAGCTCGGCGAGAACCTGCCGGTGTTCCGTCCGCCGCTGGACATGCACCGCCTGTTCGGCGACGGCAAGGTCGGCGCGACCCGTCGCGTCGCCGGGCCGGGCGCCGCGGGCCAGACCGAGGTGACGGTGCGGTACCTGACGCCCCACTCGAAGTGGTCGATCCACTCCGAGTACCAGGACAACCTGTTCATGCTCTCGCTGTCCCGCGGCGGCCCCACGATCTGGATGAGTCCGCAGGACGCCGACAAGATCGGCGTCCGCGACAACGAGTGGATCGAGTCGTACAACCGCAATGGGGTCGTGGTCGCCCGGGCGATCGTGTCGCACCGGATGCCGGAGGGCACGGTGTACATGTACCACGCGAAGGATCGTACGGTCGATGTGCCGATCGCGGAGACCAGCGGTCTGCGCGGCGGCATCCACAACTCTCTGACACGGATCCTGCTCAAGCCGAGCCACCTCATCGGCGGCTACGCGCAGCTCGCATGGGCGTTCAACTATCTCGGCCCGACCGGGAACCAGCGCGACGAGATCACCTCGATCCGTCGCCGCAGCCAGGAGGTGGAGTACTGA
- a CDS encoding MFS transporter, with translation MSSSTTEKPATAAEPDLRGGLRQVILATLASTVGFWAWMAIAPLQNIYATDMGLDQGQVSLMLAMPVLVGALGRIVVGAMTDRFGGRKMFTLVLLAAVPPVLLVALAGSIGSYWLLLVSGFLLGVAGTIFAVGIPFASAWFPPARRGLANGIFGMGMIGTAVSAFATPRLAEGIGYLATHLLIAAVMVVMAVVVWFGMRESPVWKPSHQALIPKVTGALKLVITWQMSFLYAIVFGGFVAFSTFLPKYLMTIYPDDVDAVGAGTRTALFAAAAVVARPIGGVLADRFGPKVISLVSLAGIVATAYIVGQQPPEGVLTGVVFILMAAAMGLGMGAVFAWVGPSTPPDKVGAVTGVVAAAGGLGGYFPPLVMGATYQAETNSYALGLWLLVLVGAAALVVAGMLRDARAPKP, from the coding sequence ATGTCGTCGAGCACCACCGAGAAACCGGCCACCGCCGCCGAGCCCGACCTGCGCGGAGGGCTGAGGCAGGTGATCCTCGCCACCCTCGCCTCGACCGTCGGATTCTGGGCCTGGATGGCGATCGCGCCGCTGCAGAACATCTACGCGACGGACATGGGGCTCGACCAGGGGCAGGTCTCGCTCATGCTCGCCATGCCGGTGCTGGTCGGCGCCCTCGGCCGCATCGTCGTCGGTGCGATGACCGACCGCTTCGGCGGCCGGAAGATGTTCACCCTCGTGCTGCTGGCCGCGGTGCCTCCGGTGCTGCTGGTGGCGCTGGCGGGCAGCATCGGCAGCTACTGGCTGCTGCTCGTGTCGGGATTCCTCCTCGGCGTCGCCGGCACGATCTTCGCGGTGGGCATCCCGTTCGCGAGCGCCTGGTTCCCGCCCGCACGGCGCGGCCTTGCCAACGGCATCTTCGGCATGGGCATGATCGGCACCGCGGTCTCGGCGTTCGCGACGCCCCGACTGGCCGAGGGCATCGGCTACCTGGCCACGCACCTGCTGATCGCGGCCGTGATGGTCGTGATGGCCGTGGTCGTGTGGTTCGGCATGCGCGAGTCGCCGGTGTGGAAGCCCAGCCACCAGGCGCTGATTCCCAAGGTCACCGGCGCGCTCAAGCTCGTCATCACCTGGCAGATGTCGTTCCTGTACGCGATCGTGTTCGGCGGGTTCGTCGCGTTCTCGACCTTCCTGCCGAAGTACCTCATGACCATCTATCCCGACGACGTGGATGCCGTGGGCGCCGGCACGCGCACAGCGCTGTTCGCGGCGGCCGCCGTCGTGGCGCGCCCGATCGGCGGTGTGCTCGCCGACCGCTTCGGTCCCAAGGTGATCTCGCTGGTGTCGCTGGCGGGCATCGTCGCCACCGCCTACATCGTGGGCCAGCAGCCCCCGGAGGGAGTGCTCACCGGCGTCGTGTTCATCCTGATGGCCGCGGCGATGGGCCTGGGAATGGGCGCAGTGTTCGCCTGGGTCGGTCCCTCCACACCGCCCGACAAGGTCGGCGCGGTGACCGGCGTGGTGGCCGCGGCCGGCGGCCTGGGCGGCTACTTCCCGCCGCTCGTGATGGGCGCGACCTACCAGGCCGAGACCAACTCGTATGCGCTGGGCCTGTGGCTGCTGGTGCTCGTCGGCGCCGCCGCGCTCGTGGTGGCCGGCATGTTGCGCGACGCCCGTGCCCCCAAGCCGTGA
- a CDS encoding MogA/MoaB family molybdenum cofactor biosynthesis protein, whose protein sequence is MGLSARVITVSDRTARGEREDRSGPVAVTALRDAGFSAVDAVVIPDGADTVEAALREALAAGIRLIVTTGGTGISPRDRTPEGTARVLDRELPGIAEELRRRDTLEKPHGMLTRGLVGTASTALIVNLPGSPAAVAVGMPVVLSVATHVLDQLDGGDH, encoded by the coding sequence ATGGGTCTGAGTGCGCGCGTGATCACGGTCTCCGACCGGACGGCCCGCGGTGAGCGTGAGGACCGCAGCGGGCCGGTCGCGGTGACCGCGCTGCGCGACGCCGGCTTCTCCGCGGTCGATGCGGTCGTCATCCCCGACGGCGCCGACACCGTCGAGGCGGCACTGCGCGAGGCGCTCGCCGCCGGCATCCGGCTCATCGTCACGACCGGCGGCACCGGCATCTCGCCCCGCGACCGCACCCCCGAGGGCACGGCCCGCGTCCTCGACCGGGAGCTGCCCGGCATCGCCGAGGAGCTCCGTCGCCGCGACACGCTCGAGAAGCCGCACGGCATGCTGACCCGGGGGCTCGTCGGCACGGCATCCACCGCTCTCATCGTCAACCTCCCGGGGTCACCCGCCGCCGTCGCGGTGGGCATGCCGGTCGTGCTGTCGGTGGCAACGCACGTTCTGGATCAGCTCGACGGCGGTGACCACTGA
- a CDS encoding molybdenum cofactor biosynthesis protein MoaE translates to MADVRIARISETALDVAAHLAAVDDPAAGAVASFIGTVRDHDPDAATPVVALEYTAHPDAQATLRDIALRAAGDREAIMAVSHRIGRLAVGDAAVVIAVATPHRAESFEICREVIEDIKRSLPVWKRQVEADGTTAWKGLGG, encoded by the coding sequence ATGGCCGATGTGCGCATCGCGCGGATCAGCGAGACGGCCCTCGACGTCGCCGCTCACCTGGCGGCCGTCGACGATCCGGCCGCCGGCGCGGTGGCGAGCTTCATCGGCACGGTGCGCGATCATGATCCGGATGCCGCGACGCCGGTCGTCGCGCTGGAATACACCGCGCACCCCGATGCGCAGGCGACGCTGCGTGACATCGCGCTGCGGGCCGCCGGCGACCGGGAGGCGATCATGGCGGTCAGTCACCGTATCGGGCGGCTCGCGGTCGGAGACGCGGCGGTGGTGATCGCGGTCGCGACGCCGCACCGGGCCGAGTCGTTCGAGATCTGCCGCGAGGTGATCGAGGACATCAAGCGGTCGCTCCCGGTCTGGAAGCGGCAGGTCGAGGCCGATGGCACGACGGCCTGGAAGGGCCTCGGGGGATAG
- a CDS encoding MoaD/ThiS family protein — protein sequence MVRVRYFAAAEEMAGRAEEHRAEATLGALRTALATERPGLGGILPRCAVLVDGSRVGDDAPLGADALVDVLPPFAGG from the coding sequence ATGGTCCGCGTCCGTTACTTCGCGGCTGCGGAGGAGATGGCCGGCCGCGCCGAAGAGCACAGAGCCGAGGCGACCCTCGGCGCCCTGCGCACCGCGCTGGCGACCGAGCGGCCGGGCTTGGGCGGCATCCTGCCGCGCTGCGCCGTGCTGGTCGACGGCTCCCGGGTGGGCGACGACGCCCCGCTGGGCGCGGACGCGCTGGTCGACGTCCTGCCCCCGTTCGCGGGCGGCTGA
- a CDS encoding DUF6457 domain-containing protein — MSEKTLPPEALDAWAAALRERFGLAEEDLPISLILDLARDVAVGVARPAAPFSAFAAGLVAGRAGGSPADVRAAAAAITELAGTWEN, encoded by the coding sequence ATGAGTGAGAAGACCCTTCCGCCCGAGGCCCTCGACGCGTGGGCCGCGGCACTGCGCGAGCGGTTCGGACTCGCTGAGGAGGATCTGCCGATCTCGCTGATCCTCGACCTCGCGCGCGATGTCGCGGTGGGCGTCGCACGCCCCGCCGCGCCGTTCAGCGCCTTCGCCGCGGGACTGGTCGCCGGACGTGCGGGCGGCTCGCCCGCCGACGTGCGGGCCGCTGCCGCGGCGATCACCGAACTCGCCGGCACCTGGGAGAACTGA
- the mobA gene encoding molybdenum cofactor guanylyltransferase, translating into MTAAILLAGGRATRLGGRDKPQLEVGGRSLLQHALAAVDGCAPVVIVSDPVAGVTGVRWVREQPRFGGPAAAVVAGVGALGESGNVDAAALPEWTVLLACDLPRAGDAIARVLRDLPLLPADTDGVCLADPTSRPQWLTGAYRTAALRRAAAALPDAGAGASMRDLLADLAIAVVTAPADETADVDTWEDLYRARAQYGGPDEERS; encoded by the coding sequence GCAGCTCGAAGTGGGTGGACGGTCGCTGCTGCAGCATGCGCTGGCGGCGGTGGACGGCTGTGCGCCGGTGGTCATCGTGAGTGACCCGGTGGCCGGGGTGACGGGCGTGCGGTGGGTGCGCGAGCAGCCGAGGTTCGGCGGACCGGCCGCCGCCGTCGTGGCAGGGGTCGGGGCGCTCGGCGAATCCGGGAACGTGGATGCCGCGGCGCTGCCCGAGTGGACCGTGCTGCTGGCCTGCGACCTGCCCCGGGCCGGTGACGCGATCGCACGCGTACTGCGCGATCTGCCGCTGCTGCCGGCCGACACCGACGGCGTCTGCCTGGCCGACCCGACGTCACGGCCGCAGTGGCTGACCGGCGCGTACCGGACGGCGGCGCTGCGGCGGGCGGCCGCCGCGCTGCCCGACGCCGGGGCGGGCGCATCGATGCGCGACCTGCTGGCCGACCTTGCGATCGCGGTGGTCACCGCCCCGGCGGACGAGACCGCCGATGTGGATACATGGGAAGATCTGTACAGGGCCCGCGCGCAGTACGGCGGGCCGGATGAGGAGCGATCATGA